The following is a genomic window from Synechococcus sp. JA-2-3B'a(2-13).
ATCCGCCAACTCCACCGCCACGCTCAACGACTGAGATAAGAAGCCGTCGATTTGGCCGATGCTTGCCCCAGTTCCGGCCAGCAGTACTTTCACCACAGGCGAGCTGCTTTCTGTGCTCGTAAAGAAGTCGATGGAGCGCTTCAGTTCATCCGCCAAATCGGAGACAACGCGCGTTACTGCTGCTACACCGGGATTGCTGGGCGCTGGCTGTTCTCCCGTGGCCAAAATATCGGTGGGGTTGATCAAGGGTAACCTCAGAGTTCGCAACAGGTCGCCGGTGCGGCTAAGCGGCAGATTCAGGGATTGGGCCAGCACCTGCCGCATGTGGATGGTGCCGATGTTGACGGTGCGGGTAAATTGCGGGATCCCGTTCACCAAAATGCTGATCTCGCTGCTGTCGTAGCCGATGGAGCTGAGCAACACGGCCTCTTGGGGGCCGTACTGGATTAGCTGATCGCGGATGGTGCGAATGAGGGAGAAGCTGGCCAGCTCCACACAGCGCACCTGCAAATTGGCTGCCTGCAGCACCTCCAGGTAGTTGTCCACCACCTCTTTGGGGATGGCCACCAGCAAGACTTCGATGCGCTCAATGCCATCCTGGGAAAGATCGAGACCCAAGGGCTGGTAGTCGACATCCGCCTGATCCCGCGGATAGGGAATGTAAAGTTCGGCCTCCTGCTCCAAAACCACCCGGCGCAGCTCATCGGCGGGTAGGTCGGCAGGCAGGCGAATGAGACGAACGATGGCCTCCCTTACGGGCACTGCTGTGGCTGCCGGCAGGTTGG
Proteins encoded in this region:
- the pilM gene encoding type IV pilus biogenesis protein PilM, whose product is MPLAVAQRAGFPGVFSFFGGSKTRTMLGVDINPERIAVAQLKKQGNGRYRLAHYHSVDMPEGAMVEGRILDPSTVGLILMNLLNENKVPTNLPAATAVPVREAIVRLIRLPADLPADELRRVVLEQEAELYIPYPRDQADVDYQPLGLDLSQDGIERIEVLLVAIPKEVVDNYLEVLQAANLQVRCVELASFSLIRTIRDQLIQYGPQEAVLLSSIGYDSSEISILVNGIPQFTRTVNIGTIHMRQVLAQSLNLPLSRTGDLLRTLRLPLINPTDILATGEQPAPSNPGVAAVTRVVSDLADELKRSIDFFTSTESSSPVVKVLLAGTGASIGQIDGFLSQSLSVAVELADPFGNIVVPDSVELPLEERPAMGVALGLALREDTK